Proteins encoded by one window of Chondromyces crocatus:
- a CDS encoding copper oxidase translates to MTRHASIHVTGLQIWDINALGGNVGQNPSSLAAPGETRIYELHAEREGAFLMQSGGAMASGDAPGPPIRSALQGLFGVVNVEPAGAVAYRSQVTPEELSVASKGTRNPDGTPRLDYDAVDADGVPILRILDDHDEIVHGDLNAIIAHYESTELGSPSSFDRGVFREFTALFHDDLGAQQVFTDLRADPTFISARAGFGINYGAASIGAAVLANRSRIGPSRDCVDCKFEEFFLSSWANGDPALVIERDGVGNALQALYPDDPSNVHHGYLGDPVRFRNVHAGPHHTHVFHLHGHQWRRSSGDSAYVDSQTIGPGGAFTYDISYGGGGNRNLTVGDAIFHCHLYPHFVQGMWALWRSHDVFEAGTSDRALPDGEVLMGTPTPAVVPMPGLAMPPMPTYAAAQVTVNGTSSQRPAMPGYPFYVAAVAGHRPPQPPRDMAHDGGLPRHLLTSVPPGGATFGDRGRFDVQIHQANVKLLPSDGTPLEVSASAFHAGLFPGAVPVTTPYGFKAKGYPAYTPEGQSAKFLVNGNPPAAGAPFADPCPPNAPVRSFRAAYVQTNAVINSSGWHDPHLRTMVLEGDYQATLDGTRPLEPLYVRAQSGECVVFHATNTIPDVLEEDDFQIFTPTDIIGQHIHLLKYDITSSDGAANGFNYEDGTFAAEEVLSRIAAANAMGGAFVADGTTRLSGQRVMLAATSHPTLPGAPLGAQTTTQRWWADPLLDTQGQDRALSTAFTHDHFSAASQQHHGLYAGLVVEPAGSTWRDPATGQMFGGRSDGGPTSYRADVLFAAGDARKPFREFNLNLADYAVVYDECGDPVHPPTFVRAPLPTAISHRPILAPEAISLRDPGTQTINYRNEPIPMRIAKRNCALGTTTQRPGLPGDMQNVFSSIVHGDPATPLLEAYEGDRIMVRVAQGAQGEQHVFSINGRRWLKEHHNPDSGYTNGQPIGVSEQMDVSLDAAPLFSKNIAGGADYMYQSTATDDLWDGMWGILRVHGGPTPKLKTLPNGLSPWSSSTPGQICPLNATMRRYDVVAITAQGNLPSGRLVYNQKYGLYDPDAILFALKEDLSGLRAGTRAPEPLILRAAAGDCIEVTLSNELPAVMPKRDHWTVSPPIVEGFNTNQVRTSNHVSLHPQLVSYDVADSDGANVGMNGFQTVAPGQKRKYTWYAGRVVTAANGSVVREPAELGAINLKDMADVVNHGMHGAVGALIVEPQGATWQVKAGTRAQAQVSFPGASGQETFHEVVLVYQDEVALHSDDPTFQCTDATLGCGTALPNIGGEVDTDVSGHKGFNYRAEPVWARLGVPSDQRLGALPNLDQSGVFSSAVHGDPATPLFTAKVWDRLRVRILQPSGHRHQHAFRLWGLEWAHNPWAAGSGSLKMGFNPSSFTIGVQSGIGPMTAWNLNPVHLAGGKFQVPGDRLYLDQSSVDLAGGLWGLVRVTR, encoded by the coding sequence ATGACCCGGCATGCGTCGATTCACGTCACAGGTCTCCAGATCTGGGACATCAACGCTCTGGGCGGTAACGTCGGCCAGAATCCGAGTTCGCTGGCGGCGCCTGGAGAGACGCGCATCTACGAGCTGCACGCGGAGCGAGAAGGCGCGTTCCTCATGCAGAGCGGTGGTGCAATGGCCAGTGGTGACGCTCCAGGGCCGCCCATCCGGTCGGCCCTGCAAGGGCTGTTCGGCGTGGTCAACGTGGAGCCCGCGGGCGCCGTGGCCTACCGTTCCCAGGTGACACCCGAGGAACTCTCGGTGGCTTCCAAAGGGACGCGCAATCCGGACGGCACGCCCCGGCTCGATTACGACGCGGTCGACGCCGACGGTGTGCCCATTTTGCGCATCCTCGATGATCACGACGAGATTGTGCACGGCGATCTGAATGCCATCATCGCTCATTATGAGAGCACGGAGCTGGGGAGCCCCTCGTCGTTCGATCGGGGGGTGTTCCGGGAGTTCACGGCGCTGTTCCACGACGATCTCGGTGCGCAGCAGGTGTTCACCGATCTGCGTGCGGATCCGACGTTCATCTCGGCGCGGGCGGGCTTCGGGATCAACTACGGCGCCGCGAGCATCGGGGCCGCAGTGCTCGCCAACCGGTCCAGGATCGGGCCGAGCCGGGACTGCGTGGACTGCAAGTTCGAGGAGTTCTTCCTCAGCTCCTGGGCGAACGGCGACCCGGCGCTGGTGATCGAACGGGATGGGGTGGGGAACGCGCTCCAGGCGCTGTACCCGGATGATCCGTCGAACGTTCACCACGGGTACCTGGGCGATCCGGTCCGTTTCCGGAACGTCCACGCGGGGCCGCACCACACGCACGTGTTCCACCTGCATGGCCACCAGTGGCGGCGGTCGTCCGGGGACAGCGCGTACGTGGACTCGCAGACCATCGGCCCAGGTGGCGCGTTCACCTATGACATCAGCTACGGCGGCGGTGGAAACCGCAACCTGACGGTGGGGGACGCGATCTTCCACTGTCACCTGTATCCCCACTTCGTGCAGGGGATGTGGGCGCTGTGGCGTAGCCACGACGTGTTCGAGGCGGGGACGTCGGATCGCGCGCTGCCGGACGGTGAGGTCCTGATGGGGACGCCGACGCCGGCGGTCGTGCCGATGCCCGGTCTGGCGATGCCGCCGATGCCGACGTACGCGGCGGCTCAGGTCACGGTGAACGGGACGTCGAGCCAGCGTCCGGCGATGCCGGGGTATCCGTTCTACGTGGCGGCGGTGGCCGGGCATCGGCCGCCGCAGCCGCCGCGGGACATGGCGCACGACGGTGGGCTGCCGCGTCACCTGCTGACGAGCGTGCCTCCGGGGGGCGCGACGTTCGGGGATCGAGGCCGGTTCGACGTGCAGATCCACCAGGCGAACGTGAAGCTCTTGCCGTCCGATGGGACGCCCCTGGAGGTGTCGGCGAGCGCGTTCCACGCGGGGTTGTTCCCGGGGGCGGTGCCGGTCACCACGCCCTACGGGTTCAAGGCCAAGGGCTACCCGGCGTACACGCCCGAGGGGCAGTCGGCGAAGTTCCTGGTGAACGGGAATCCGCCTGCGGCGGGCGCGCCGTTCGCGGATCCCTGTCCTCCGAACGCGCCGGTCCGCTCGTTCCGCGCGGCTTACGTGCAGACGAATGCCGTCATCAACAGCTCCGGCTGGCACGACCCACACCTGAGGACGATGGTGCTGGAGGGGGACTACCAGGCGACGCTGGATGGGACGCGGCCGCTGGAGCCGCTCTACGTGCGGGCGCAGTCTGGAGAGTGCGTGGTCTTCCACGCGACGAACACCATCCCCGACGTGCTGGAGGAGGACGACTTCCAGATCTTCACGCCGACCGACATCATCGGTCAGCACATCCACTTGCTGAAGTACGACATCACCTCGTCGGACGGGGCGGCGAACGGCTTCAACTACGAGGATGGGACGTTCGCTGCGGAGGAGGTGCTGAGCCGCATCGCGGCGGCGAACGCGATGGGCGGGGCGTTCGTCGCGGATGGGACGACGCGGCTGTCGGGGCAGCGGGTGATGCTCGCGGCGACGTCGCATCCGACGCTGCCGGGGGCACCGCTCGGCGCGCAGACGACGACGCAGCGCTGGTGGGCGGACCCGCTCCTGGACACGCAGGGGCAGGACCGCGCGCTCAGCACGGCGTTCACCCACGACCACTTCAGCGCGGCGTCGCAGCAGCACCACGGGCTGTACGCGGGGCTCGTGGTCGAGCCGGCCGGGTCCACGTGGCGGGATCCGGCGACGGGGCAGATGTTCGGCGGGCGGTCCGATGGTGGGCCGACGAGCTACCGCGCCGACGTGCTGTTCGCGGCAGGCGACGCGCGGAAGCCGTTCCGTGAGTTCAACCTGAACCTCGCGGACTACGCGGTCGTCTACGACGAGTGCGGCGATCCGGTCCACCCGCCGACGTTCGTGCGGGCGCCCTTGCCGACCGCGATCTCGCACCGCCCCATCCTCGCACCCGAGGCCATCTCGCTGCGCGATCCGGGGACGCAGACCATCAACTACCGGAACGAGCCCATCCCGATGCGCATCGCGAAGCGGAACTGCGCACTGGGCACGACGACGCAGAGGCCAGGGCTGCCTGGCGACATGCAGAACGTGTTCAGCTCGATCGTGCACGGGGATCCGGCCACGCCGTTGCTGGAGGCGTACGAGGGCGACCGCATCATGGTGCGCGTGGCCCAGGGCGCTCAGGGCGAGCAGCACGTGTTCTCGATCAACGGGCGGCGCTGGCTGAAGGAGCACCACAACCCGGACAGCGGGTACACGAACGGGCAGCCCATCGGGGTGTCGGAGCAGATGGACGTGTCGCTCGACGCGGCGCCGCTGTTCTCGAAGAACATCGCGGGCGGCGCCGACTACATGTACCAGAGCACGGCGACGGACGATCTGTGGGACGGGATGTGGGGCATCCTGCGGGTCCACGGGGGGCCGACGCCGAAGCTGAAGACGCTGCCCAACGGCCTCTCGCCGTGGTCGTCGTCGACACCAGGGCAGATCTGTCCCTTGAACGCGACGATGCGGCGCTACGACGTGGTGGCGATCACGGCGCAGGGGAACCTGCCGTCGGGGCGGCTGGTCTACAACCAGAAGTACGGGCTGTACGATCCGGACGCGATCCTGTTCGCGCTGAAGGAGGACCTTTCGGGTCTCCGCGCCGGAACCAGGGCGCCCGAGCCGCTGATCCTCCGCGCCGCCGCGGGCGACTGCATCGAGGTCACCCTGAGCAACGAGCTGCCGGCCGTGATGCCGAAGCGGGATCACTGGACGGTGTCGCCGCCCATCGTGGAGGGGTTCAACACGAACCAGGTGAGGACCTCGAACCACGTGTCGCTGCATCCGCAGCTCGTGTCCTACGACGTGGCGGACAGCGACGGCGCGAACGTGGGGATGAACGGGTTCCAGACGGTCGCGCCAGGCCAGAAGCGCAAGTACACCTGGTACGCCGGTCGGGTCGTGACGGCGGCGAACGGGAGCGTGGTGCGTGAGCCTGCGGAGCTCGGGGCCATCAACCTGAAGGACATGGCCGACGTGGTGAACCACGGGATGCACGGCGCGGTCGGTGCGCTGATCGTCGAGCCGCAGGGCGCGACGTGGCAGGTGAAGGCGGGGACCCGGGCGCAGGCGCAGGTCTCGTTCCCGGGCGCGTCGGGGCAGGAGACGTTCCACGAGGTGGTGCTCGTCTACCAGGACGAGGTGGCGCTCCACAGCGACGACCCGACCTTCCAGTGCACGGACGCGACGCTCGGCTGCGGTACGGCGCTGCCGAACATCGGGGGCGAGGTCGACACCGACGTGTCCGGTCACAAGGGGTTCAACTACCGGGCGGAGCCGGTGTGGGCGCGGCTCGGGGTGCCCTCGGATCAGCGGCTCGGCGCGCTGCCGAACCTCGATCAGAGCGGTGTGTTCAGCTCGGCGGTGCACGGCGATCCGGCGACGCCGCTCTTCACGGCGAAGGTCTGGGACCGGCTGCGCGTGCGCATCCTCCAGCCTTCGGGGCACCGGCACCAGCACGCCTTCCGGCTCTGGGGCCTGGAGTGGGCGCACAACCCGTGGGCGGCCGGTTCTGGGTCGCTCAAGATGGGCTTCAATCCCTCGTCGTTCACCATCGGGGTGCAGAGCGGGATCGGGCCGATGACCGCCTGGAACCTGAACCCGGTGCATCTCGCCGGCGGGAAGTTCCAGGTGCCAGGGGATCGTCTGTACCTCGACCAGTCGAGCGTCGATCTCGCGGGAGGACTCTGGGGCCTGGTGCGGGTGACGCGATGA
- the thiC gene encoding phosphomethylpyrimidine synthase ThiC, with amino-acid sequence MSTTGNGAGTRKLEVIGTAAETTLGATRKKVDASPPVSKLGPVEADLPASRRVYLEEDELRVPVREIQVTGGQPPVRVYDTMGPQGHDVQKGLPRLRKPWVEARLARGDRNFSQMHYARKGEITPEMRFAALRENVSAELVRDEVARGRAIIPANRNHEELEPMIIGRKFLVKINANIGNSAVSSSIQEEVDKLQWAIRWGADTVMDLSTGANIHETREWILRNAPVPIGTVPIYQALEKVKGKAEDLNIDLFLETLIEQAEQGVDYFTIHAGVLLRYVPLTAKRITGIVSRGGSIMARWCLAHHKENFLYTHFEDICEVMKKYDVSFSLGDGLRPGCIADANDEAQFGELRTLGELTQVAWKHDVQVMIEGPGHVPMHKIKENMDQQLALCHEAPFYTLGPLVTDIAPGYDHITSGIGAAMIGAFGTSMLCYVTPKEHLGLPNRDDVKTGVITYKIAAHAADLAKGHPGAQERDDALSRARFAFRWNDQFNLSLDPVTARAFHDETLPAEAAKSAHFCSMCGPSFCSMRITQDVRDYAAAKGIGEDEALAAGLQEKAAEFRGVGSALYVPEDPA; translated from the coding sequence ATGAGCACGACCGGAAACGGCGCGGGGACGCGCAAGCTCGAAGTCATTGGCACGGCGGCAGAGACGACCCTTGGCGCGACGCGCAAGAAGGTGGACGCCTCGCCCCCCGTCTCGAAGCTGGGCCCCGTGGAGGCCGATCTGCCCGCGTCCCGGCGGGTCTACCTGGAAGAAGACGAACTCCGCGTGCCCGTGCGCGAGATCCAGGTGACGGGAGGACAGCCGCCCGTCCGCGTCTACGACACCATGGGCCCCCAGGGACACGACGTGCAGAAGGGCCTGCCCAGGCTGCGAAAGCCCTGGGTGGAGGCGCGGCTCGCCCGGGGCGATCGCAACTTCTCGCAGATGCACTACGCCCGAAAAGGCGAGATCACGCCCGAGATGCGCTTCGCGGCGCTGCGGGAGAACGTGTCCGCAGAGCTGGTCCGCGACGAGGTGGCGCGAGGCCGCGCGATCATCCCGGCGAACCGGAACCACGAGGAGCTCGAGCCGATGATCATCGGCCGGAAGTTCCTGGTGAAGATCAACGCGAACATCGGAAACTCTGCGGTCTCCTCGTCGATCCAGGAGGAGGTGGACAAACTCCAGTGGGCGATCCGCTGGGGGGCGGACACGGTGATGGATCTCTCGACCGGCGCGAACATCCACGAGACCCGGGAGTGGATCTTGCGGAACGCGCCGGTCCCCATCGGGACGGTGCCCATCTACCAGGCCCTCGAGAAGGTGAAGGGCAAGGCCGAAGACCTGAACATCGACCTGTTCCTCGAGACGCTGATCGAGCAGGCCGAGCAAGGGGTCGACTACTTCACCATCCACGCCGGCGTGCTGCTTCGTTACGTCCCGCTGACTGCCAAGCGCATCACCGGCATCGTCTCCCGCGGCGGCTCGATCATGGCCCGCTGGTGCCTCGCCCACCACAAGGAGAACTTCCTCTACACGCACTTCGAGGACATCTGCGAGGTGATGAAGAAGTACGACGTCTCGTTCTCGCTGGGCGACGGCCTCCGGCCTGGCTGCATCGCCGACGCGAACGACGAGGCCCAGTTCGGCGAGCTGCGCACCCTGGGCGAGCTGACGCAGGTGGCCTGGAAGCACGACGTGCAGGTGATGATCGAGGGCCCCGGCCACGTGCCGATGCACAAGATCAAAGAGAACATGGACCAGCAGCTCGCCCTCTGCCACGAGGCGCCCTTCTACACGCTGGGCCCCCTGGTGACCGACATCGCCCCGGGCTACGACCACATCACGTCCGGCATCGGCGCGGCGATGATCGGCGCCTTCGGCACGTCGATGCTCTGCTACGTGACGCCGAAGGAGCACCTGGGTCTTCCGAACCGCGACGACGTGAAGACCGGGGTGATCACCTACAAGATCGCCGCCCACGCCGCCGACCTGGCCAAGGGCCACCCTGGCGCCCAGGAGCGTGACGACGCCCTGTCCCGGGCGCGGTTCGCCTTCCGGTGGAACGACCAATTCAACCTCTCGCTGGACCCGGTGACGGCGCGCGCCTTCCACGACGAGACGCTGCCCGCCGAGGCCGCCAAGTCCGCGCACTTCTGCTCGATGTGTGGCCCCTCGTTCTGCTCGATGCGCATCACGCAGGACGTGCGGGACTACGCCGCCGCGAAGGGCATCGGCGAAGACGAAGC
- a CDS encoding YncE family protein, whose product MTMRALYLAVLSGLCTLPGAGCDQKAAAVSRDATLAQPGPGAGLKAQARPVGEGGRIEAGGRIERDGLSIAFSMRPLASDRGSGGRVEDDVVTAGADAVVELFVTDAKTGAPVRGLAPLGWMSRSEEAAPLGEAGCRSKIKNYMAGLLSVRPDVDLNDYLLWTLNEDSSLSVIDPHVAFSRTKLRSVVSLAAPGVAFTMTPSNESLFVTLGGGRGVAMVDTRQAIVRRNIQVGREPAAISIAPDGRSVWVGNDGDGTVSVLDARSGDLLKTLPVGPGHHELAFSGGGGTAWITNRAGASVTVIDAVALETIGQVEVGEGAVSIAASDEAGAVHVSLGERGEVVLIDAARRVVTGRVPLHPGLGNMSFEPRGRFSFALNPVANEVHVLDAATGSVAHHLTGLSAPDAVTFTDAYAYVRNAGAPKVSLVDRGLLGGDTTPPVVDVHAGQRAPASVRSGLAPFGMAPIAAAPDGKGVLIANAADKSLYFYTEGMMVPAGSLPGYGREPRAVLIEDRSLDEVRPGVYATSARMGADGRYDVEVLLDRPRMAVCLKAEVAPASDTVRAKCSNSGCIDEPSITVEPLFDTNLWLEAGSPVTLRFRAASKEGPALDAKEMETMIIRFPVGYRWSGAPQAEGDGTFSVTFTPPSAGEYRLIASAPARGLPPGTLPFVPLRVFAPDTGVPLGGVR is encoded by the coding sequence ATGACCATGCGTGCGCTGTACCTGGCTGTGCTCTCCGGGCTCTGCACCCTGCCGGGGGCAGGCTGTGATCAGAAGGCGGCGGCCGTGTCGCGGGATGCGACGCTCGCGCAGCCTGGGCCGGGCGCTGGGCTGAAGGCCCAGGCGCGGCCAGTGGGCGAGGGAGGGAGGATCGAGGCGGGAGGACGGATCGAGCGCGACGGGCTCTCGATCGCCTTCTCGATGCGCCCTCTCGCGTCGGATCGTGGCTCCGGGGGACGCGTGGAGGACGATGTGGTGACGGCCGGCGCGGACGCGGTGGTCGAGCTCTTCGTCACCGACGCGAAGACCGGAGCGCCGGTGCGGGGGCTCGCTCCGCTCGGGTGGATGTCGCGGAGCGAGGAGGCCGCGCCGCTCGGCGAGGCGGGCTGTCGTTCGAAGATCAAGAACTACATGGCCGGGCTGCTCTCGGTGCGCCCGGACGTGGATCTCAACGACTACCTGCTCTGGACGCTCAACGAGGACAGCTCGCTGTCGGTCATCGACCCCCACGTCGCGTTCAGCAGGACCAAGCTGCGCAGCGTGGTCAGCCTCGCGGCGCCGGGGGTCGCGTTCACCATGACGCCATCGAACGAGAGCCTCTTCGTGACGCTCGGTGGCGGGCGCGGGGTGGCGATGGTGGACACGCGCCAGGCCATCGTGCGGAGGAACATCCAGGTGGGGCGCGAGCCGGCGGCGATCTCGATCGCGCCGGACGGGCGCTCCGTCTGGGTGGGGAACGACGGCGACGGGACGGTGAGCGTGCTCGACGCGCGCTCGGGCGACCTGCTGAAGACGCTGCCGGTGGGGCCAGGCCATCACGAGCTGGCCTTCTCCGGGGGCGGAGGGACGGCGTGGATCACGAACCGCGCAGGGGCGTCGGTGACGGTGATCGACGCGGTGGCGCTGGAGACCATCGGCCAGGTGGAGGTCGGTGAAGGCGCGGTCTCCATCGCGGCGAGCGACGAGGCGGGGGCGGTCCACGTCTCGCTCGGGGAGCGGGGGGAGGTGGTCCTGATCGACGCGGCACGCCGGGTCGTGACGGGCCGCGTCCCGCTGCATCCCGGGCTCGGGAACATGAGCTTCGAGCCGCGCGGGCGGTTCTCGTTCGCGCTCAACCCCGTGGCGAACGAGGTGCACGTCCTCGACGCGGCGACGGGCTCGGTGGCACACCACCTGACGGGCCTGTCGGCACCGGACGCGGTGACCTTCACCGACGCCTATGCGTACGTGCGCAACGCCGGGGCACCGAAGGTGTCGCTGGTCGACCGGGGGCTGCTCGGTGGGGACACGACCCCGCCGGTCGTCGACGTGCACGCCGGGCAGCGCGCGCCGGCCTCCGTTCGCTCCGGGCTCGCTCCGTTCGGGATGGCGCCGATCGCCGCCGCACCGGACGGCAAGGGGGTGCTCATCGCCAACGCCGCGGACAAGTCGCTCTACTTCTACACGGAAGGAATGATGGTGCCCGCCGGCTCTTTGCCCGGGTACGGGCGCGAGCCGCGGGCCGTGCTCATCGAGGACCGCTCGCTCGACGAGGTGCGACCGGGGGTCTACGCGACGTCGGCGCGGATGGGGGCGGATGGGCGCTACGACGTGGAGGTCCTCCTCGATCGGCCGCGGATGGCGGTGTGCCTGAAGGCGGAGGTTGCGCCCGCGTCCGACACCGTCCGTGCGAAGTGCTCGAACTCGGGGTGCATCGACGAGCCGTCCATCACGGTGGAGCCACTCTTCGACACGAACCTGTGGCTGGAGGCCGGATCTCCGGTGACGCTTCGCTTCCGCGCGGCATCGAAGGAGGGCCCGGCGCTCGATGCCAAGGAGATGGAGACCATGATCATTCGCTTCCCTGTCGGGTATCGATGGAGCGGTGCTCCGCAAGCCGAGGGCGACGGGACGTTCTCGGTCACCTTCACTCCGCCCAGTGCGGGTGAGTACCGGCTGATCGCCTCGGCGCCCGCGCGTGGTCTCCCGCCTGGCACGCTCCCGTTCGTGCCGCTGCGGGTCTTCGCGCCCGACACGGGCGTACCCCTGGGAGGGGTGCGATGA
- a CDS encoding SCO family protein gives MALVAVALTVIGPSSAPAAEKTPQVERTKIGGVTPAEEAAAEKYFGNTELLDQNGRARHFFNDLLRRRKVLINFAFTSCSGACPVMAQNLVRVQELLRQQGEQATILTITVDPENDTPAVLKQYAAKYKAGPGWFFLTGTPENVTSVLERLGGKVRQPSEHTAKLLIGDTSTGMWVKTVATESPETIAHLVKHLNDPK, from the coding sequence ATGGCGCTCGTTGCCGTCGCACTGACCGTCATCGGGCCCAGCTCCGCCCCGGCCGCGGAGAAGACGCCCCAGGTGGAGCGGACGAAGATCGGTGGGGTCACCCCGGCGGAGGAGGCTGCCGCGGAGAAGTACTTCGGCAACACCGAGCTGCTCGATCAGAACGGCCGCGCGCGGCACTTCTTCAATGATCTGCTGCGCCGGCGGAAGGTGCTGATCAACTTCGCGTTCACGTCGTGCTCGGGGGCGTGCCCGGTGATGGCGCAGAACCTGGTGCGGGTGCAGGAGCTTCTGCGGCAGCAGGGCGAGCAGGCGACGATCCTGACGATCACCGTCGATCCGGAGAACGACACGCCCGCCGTGCTGAAGCAGTACGCGGCGAAATACAAGGCCGGGCCGGGGTGGTTCTTCCTGACCGGGACACCGGAGAACGTGACGTCGGTGCTGGAGCGGCTGGGGGGCAAGGTGCGGCAGCCGTCGGAGCACACGGCGAAGCTGCTGATCGGAGACACGTCCACGGGGATGTGGGTGAAGACGGTGGCGACGGAGTCGCCGGAGACGATCGCTCACCTGGTGAAGCACCTGAACGATCCGAAGTGA
- a CDS encoding SCO family protein, translated as MRVHRSEALVVVAALCTASSGCREEPAPLAHAVPQADATEPFEAKVTVAPAVGVVVPDEELLDQDGQAVRLQELARDRVLVVNFVFTACTTICAPMTRIFAKLQGELGDALERDVRLVSISLDPAVDTPERLTRFAEPYERRKGWSFLTGSREKVYRVLDGLGGRVPMPAQHTPVTLIGSAGKGRWTRIDGIAPPERLAKEVHAYLPPVKEVRHLLPSVKAVRGFLPSREEGLVKETWWRSVPVEP; from the coding sequence ATGCGCGTTCATCGATCCGAGGCTCTCGTCGTGGTGGCTGCGCTCTGCACCGCTTCCAGCGGCTGCCGGGAGGAGCCTGCGCCGCTCGCTCACGCCGTGCCGCAAGCAGACGCGACGGAACCCTTCGAGGCGAAGGTGACCGTGGCGCCCGCGGTGGGGGTGGTGGTCCCGGACGAGGAGCTGCTGGACCAGGATGGTCAGGCGGTGCGGCTCCAGGAGCTTGCGCGGGATCGGGTGCTGGTCGTGAACTTCGTGTTCACGGCCTGCACCACGATCTGCGCGCCGATGACGCGCATCTTCGCGAAGCTGCAAGGGGAGCTGGGCGATGCGCTGGAGCGCGACGTGCGGCTCGTGTCCATCTCGCTGGATCCGGCGGTGGACACGCCCGAGCGCTTGACGCGGTTCGCGGAGCCGTACGAGCGGCGGAAGGGGTGGTCGTTCCTTACCGGGAGCCGCGAGAAGGTGTACCGGGTGCTCGATGGGCTCGGGGGGCGCGTGCCGATGCCGGCGCAGCACACGCCGGTGACGTTGATCGGGAGCGCAGGGAAGGGGCGCTGGACCCGGATCGATGGGATCGCCCCGCCCGAGCGGCTGGCCAAGGAGGTCCACGCCTACTTGCCTCCGGTGAAGGAGGTCCGCCATTTGTTGCCCTCGGTGAAGGCGGTCCGCGGCTTCTTGCCCTCGCGCGAGGAGGGGCTGGTGAAGGAGACGTGGTGGCGGTCGGTTCCCGTCGAGCCCTGA